A genome region from Nicotiana tabacum cultivar K326 chromosome 13, ASM71507v2, whole genome shotgun sequence includes the following:
- the LOC107767250 gene encoding uncharacterized protein At5g39865-like produces the protein MDHHHHQRNNEFEYQEINKAKTSSKFNRSKTIHSPRNPIEFPEKTLYLYPSPPSIERNGSIKKLHCSPLGSMVGTSFKGKVKKLCSIFDSRKDNHRPSIPKPQTKHSKSFNYNSCTLPGTEDRVVIYFTSIRGVRRTFEDCYTVKMIIGSYRVKADERDVSMHSAYRKELQSVMGEKNNVTLPQVFIKGKYIGGAEVIKQLNEIGELPKLLRGIPLRPIGYICEGCGDVRFLPCSNCDGSRKFFDEDEGQVRRCQLCNENGLVRCSLCCS, from the coding sequence atggatcatcatcatcatcaaaggAACAATGAATTTGAATACCAAGAAATCAACAAGGCAAaaacatcatcaaaattcaataGATCAAAGACTATACACAGCCCCAGAAATCCAATTGAATTCCCTGAGAAAACCTTATATCTCTACCCTTCTCCTCCTTCTATTGAACGTAATGGCTCCATTAAAAAGCTACATTGCTCACCTTTAGGCTCAATGGTGGGAACTTCTTTCAAAGGAAAAGTGAAAAAATTATGTTCAATTTTCGATTCTCGTAAGGACAACCATCGACCCTCAATTCCAAAACCTCAAACCAAGCATTCAAAATCATTTAATTACAATTCTTGTACATTGCCTGGGACTGAGGATCGTGTGGTAATTTATTTCACGAGTATACGAGGAGTACGAAGAACATTTGAGGATTGTTATACGGTGAAAATGATCATAGGAAGTTATCGTGTTAAAGCTGATGAAAGAGATGTTTCTATGCACAGCGCATATAGGAAGGAATTACAAAGTGTTATGGGCGAGAAGAATAATGTGACATTGCCACAAGTTTTTATAAAAGggaaatatattggaggagctgAAGTGATAAAGCAATTGAATGAAATTGGTGAATTGCCAAAGTTATTAAGAGGTATTCCTTTAAGGCCAATTGGATATATTTGTGAAGGTTGTGGGGATGTAAGGTTTTTGCCTTGCTCAAATTGTGATGGCAGCAGGAAATTTTTTGATGAAGATGAAGGACAAGTTAGAAGGTGTCAACTTTGTAATGAGAATGGACTGGTTCGATGCTCTCTTTGTTGTTCTTGA